TTTTGAGTCCCATAGACTGATAGCAGGTGCCTAAAGTGCTGTGTTGAAAAGCAATCTGTGGCTCCAGTTGGCTTTGTTGGAAAATTGTCCAAGTAGGTCATCACAAGTGCCACATATCTCAAGCCCATCTAGGTTAAGTATCTAAATACTTCATAGAGCTGGTGAGCTTTAGGAGCTGAGTCACCTAATTTTTACTTTAGTACCATAACCTAAgcttaaaatgtgattttatccTTCCAGAGCAAACAAATTGACAACATACATGCCCTGATACCCATTTTCAGAGGCACGTTTGAAAAGCAGAATGCTTCCAAAGACAGTACAGCATGTTCAGCAACAGAGACTTCAGGTAGCTTCAAGAAAAGCAACCTCCACTTCACTTTGGGTAATACACTCTTAAAGGATCTGCAGCTAAAACAACAAACTGTTTCTACTCCCCATACCACCATAACCAACTGCAAAACTATCTCATAATGGTCATGTCACACTAGTTTATCATCCCCGCATTCAATGATCTACAGTGGATAAAAATGACtctagggccggcccagtagcgcaGCGGTTGGGTTCAcccattctgcttcagtggcctggggttcgccggttcagatcccgggggcagacatggcaccgcttgtcaagccatactgtggtaggcatcccacatataaagtagaggaagatgggcacagatgttaactcagggccagtcttcctcggcaaaaagaggaggattggcagcagttagctcaaggctaatcttcctcaaaaataaaaaataaaaaataaacaaaaattttaaaaaagtgattctTTGGAAAGGGGCAGAAGAAAGCAtgctttaaaaatcaacaaatgtaggggctggccccgtggctgagtggttaagttcgcgcactccgctgcaggcggcccagtgtttcgttggttcgaatcctgggcgcggacatggcattgctcgtcagaccacgctgaggcagcgtcccacatgccacaactagaagaacccacaacgagaaatatacaactacgtactggggggctttggggagaaaaaggaaaaaataaaatctttaaaaaaaaaaaaaaatcaacaaatgtgacAGATTTGGGCTTTTACATGTAGAATAAACATCAAGCTCCCACGCCCCATTACAAGATTAAGTCTTGTAAAGTACTCCAGGTAACTGTTACAATCAAAAACTCTAAAATAAGGACCCAAGGGCAGAACATTCCATTTGCTCTATAGAATACAAAGGGAAACtagttccttttttaaataaaaatttccatacAGAGAAGATGCTTCATAAACATCTACTGATATCATCTAGTTTTAACCTGAGGATACCATTCAGCCAAAGTGACCACAACATTGAAATACAATTAACCTTAGACACCCCCCACCACTGCATCTGAGGAAGATAAATGaactgcttcctctctctccatctttcaaaACAGTGAGGGAAAAGAGGTTAAACTAAGTTTAGCAAACATTATTagaagcaaaactttaaaatctttgaaTATTAACAAAAGATGCCCTTTTCCAAACATGTCTTTTGGTCTAATTAAAATCTGATAGTTTAGAGGACAGGCTGTGAGTCTAAATTGTAGTGTGATGTTGAGAAATACCAAGGAATTTctaacagtaaaaagatcaacaaCTGAGAGAGACACAtttaacttcagtttccttaccaTCACCCTGCATGTCTGAAGTCCATAGTGTCAGATTATCACGTAACAACTGCATGATAAGAGTAGAGTCCTTATAGCTTTCTTCACTCAGCGTATCCAGTTCTGCAATTGCATCATCAAAAGCTGCTTTTGCCAACCTGCAAGTATTTACATAAAAGTGTtaccaaaaaaaatgtaaacaagctcaaaaacagaatgagaaatgATTTAAGTCAGCTATTAATCTTTTCTTCAGTCACGCCAAAGTATGTAATAATGACATGCAGCACTTGGGTTTAGgcactgaaataaaagaaaagcagatatAACTGATGAAAATGaactttctatttaattttgtaatCTAGCAACTATGGAGCTAACAGAACTTCAGGAGCACCACTTCTTAACTATGCTTTCGACAAGCTTATCAGTAAAAAGAATATACGGCCCAAACTCCATCCTAAGGCACCACCAAAATATAGGCAATAAAGGTATTTTCAACTTCTAGTCAAGAGCtcatttaataaagttttaatgcaaaaagagaaaattctggatAATATTCCAGTTAATTCAATAGAATTTAAAGTTAATGAAAAAGGCAATACAGAACACACGAAAATATGATCATATAAGCCACTTACtacaatttttttattctcttttttattgcagtaactgGTTTGTAACTATTTACTActgtttaaaggaaagaaaatccacatttattgagtactgggTACTATGTACAGCCAAGTGATGCTGGACACTagtgtggaaaaagaaaacaggaaagagagtCCACAAGAAATGAACTTAAAACATCTAAGAATAGAGGATTGACAAACAAGTGTTATAAAAAAATACagtgctattctttttttttttaagattttatttttcttttttctcccaaagcctcccctccagttacatagttgtatatttttagttgtgggtccttctagttgtggcatgtgggatgccgcctcagcatggcttgatgaggggtgccatgtccacgcccaggattcgaactggtgaaatcctgggccgccaaagcagagcatgctaacttaaccactcagccatggggccggccccaatacaGTGCTATTCTGGAGAAAGTACTTCAGGGACTcgaggaggaagaaatgagatgTCAAATCTGAACTAATCTTAATGGGTAGGAAAAGCGCATAAATGGCACACTTCAAGTTAAAGCAAAGGTATggaggtgacttttttttttttaaagatttttaaatttttttcctttttctccccacagccccctgctacatagttgtatattcttcgttgtgggtccttctagttgtggcatgtgggacgctgcctcagcgtggtttgatgatcagtgccatgtccgcgcccaggattcaaaccaacgcaacactgggccgcctgcagcggagcgcacgaacttaaccactcggccacggggccagcccctggaggtgACTTAAGTGAAGGTACGTGTGGGACAGCCAGACTGGAGAATGACAATGAAAGACTGAACCAATGCCATCAGCTGAACAGATAGCTATAGCTTCTTTAGTTACCATCTGTATCTATTGGACAAACTCAACCAACCctttagaatgtttttaaattaatattggTTTCCATTCAAATAAATCCACCTTACAGCAGGAAAATCTCTTTTCATGGAATATCTGATGCTTACATACTCAAGAATACTAAAGTTACAAAGGACAAACATATTATTCCAATTATACAAGGtacctaaaataggcaaattcataaagacagaaagtagagatTTCCTGGCACTGAGGGGGAAAGGAACATGGAGAGTTATCGCTTAGTGGCTATAGCCTGTTTCAGGTgaggaaaaagttttaaaatagactGTAGTGTCAGTTACACAACATTGTGGATGTATTTAATACTGCtgaattgtacaattaaaaatgatTAGAATCATTAACTtcacattttgcatattttaccataatttttaaaaaaataaaaagctttgtaTGTAAAGTTAAGTCCCTAAATTTTTatctacaggggctggcctggtggcgtagtggttgggttcatgcactccattCCACTGGCGTGgcattcgcaggtttggatcctcagcacagacctacatactgctcaagccatgctgtggcagcatcccacatataaaacagaggaagactggaacagatgtcagctcagggccaagcttcctcaccaaaaaaaagtatctataccaaaaactggaaacaacgtGAAATACAAATGGGGGAATAGTTTAATATACATTAATGAGATGGAAAACTGttcatgttaaaatataaaatgatatgtACACTAAGAGTCTAATATTAAAAACATTGCttacaaaaactgaaaaactaatatacaaaaacaaagataattctACTGCGATAattcctctcattctcttctcccactCTCTAACAAATTAAAGATTCTTCTCAATCTACCAACAAAAATTTTCCCAATCAACATAATTATCCTAACTGCTACCCTAGTGATAGAGAAAAGGTGTGTCTCTATTAAGAGCCAAAAGAATTACTGTATGGCCAGGTCTACAACGGCAGCCCCagaaaaccacacacaaaacaagCAGCTATTCTCCTTCGGAACCGTCCTCACTGTCACAGTGAGCGCTTTTGTTCTCTTCCAAGACTTACCTGCAGGCACGGTCTGGGGAATTAAGAATTTCATAGTAGAATACGGAAAAATTGAGAGCAAGACCTAAGCGAATGGGATGCGTTGGTGGAAGTTCTGTCATTGCAATATCACTAGCAGCTTTATAAGCCACTAGGCTGTTCTCTGCAGCCTCCTTCCTGTCATTTCCTGTGGCAAATTCAGCCAGATACCTGTGGTAGTCCCctttcctaaaacaaaacaaaaacaacaaaaaaacagaattaGGGATAATACcacttaaatgaaaataaacaaaatttttcattactatataaaaaaagtaacaaaatatatttaacaattaaCAACTACACTTCAGTAATTTCAAAAGTCTCTTCAGAAATGACAGACTCATCATCTATTTAGTTTTCCTTCTGAGAGAATTCATATTGCCAAAGATAAGCAAAATCCTGgataaattaactgaaaaatcaacaaatttatCACTTGATAGACtagaattaaatatgaaaagtaGTTCCAAAGAATGACACAAGAGATTGTTAATCATGAAATAAAACTTACATATACAAAATGTTAAGATGGAACTATGTAATAAGGCATTGCTgccagggggcggggagggcggcgGACTCCTTACAAGCAAATGAAGATAAGTAAGTAAAGCAAAACCTAGTACACTGTTACACGAATAGTCTGACCATCCTTAAATGCAACAATAATACTAATTCTTCACTAGCAGTGAATTTGCACATGAGTAttcaaaaataaagctttaagaATCACTCCTCCCATGTAACTATCCTCCCAACATTAAACAACTATTCTTAAAGTTGAAAACCTACAGAGAGAAAGCGATGATTCTAAAAGGGCCAACATTTAATCTGACATTTTCCCTTTTAGTATAGAACCtacattttataatagaaaaccTTGGACTCGCCAGTGTTAGCTGCTGGAATGAGGTGTTTGTCCAGTACATCCAGAATGTCACAACAGATTAATTTTAGCTCAGTctcaacctgaaaaaaaaagtcacaaattgTTTAAAGTCTAAGCAACTATATAAATTATCACACATTCTACCTCTGGTTTTGAGGAAGAGAGCCACATTAGAATATACATCTCTCTCCAAATCCTCTTGCCCTCTCTTGATACAAAACCAGAGAAAGTTGTCTCCAGGTTAcagaaattcttatttctttctatataCTTTCAgttaagtgctttaaaaaaaaatccaaactcataGTTCAGCTACAGAACTAAGAGTTACACTGATTAATGACTACCAAGTGCTACGCATTTATATTAACTAACTTCTTTAATGAGGTAGCAAATATTGTCTCCACTTATATGGGAAAACAAAGACTATGAATATTTGCCCAAAGATCACCAACTTAAGGACTTAAGAGgcagagttaggatttgaacccaggtgggcTGCATGACTAAACTCACAATTTATAAGGGATGGAATACAACTTCAAACTCAAGCAATGTGCCTCCAGTGCTCATATTCCTAACCATTACTAAGCTCAATAGCCAATCACTTTAGTGGCAGAGAT
The sequence above is drawn from the Equus przewalskii isolate Varuska chromosome 10, EquPr2, whole genome shotgun sequence genome and encodes:
- the YWHAE gene encoding 14-3-3 protein epsilon isoform X2 produces the protein MDDREDLVYQAKLAEQAERYDEMVESMKKVAGMDVELTVEERNLLSVAYKNVIGARRASWRIISSIEQKEENKGGEDKLKMIREYRQMVETELKLICCDILDVLDKHLIPAANTGESKVFYYKMKGDYHRYLAEFATGNDRKEAAENSLVAYKAASDIAMTELPPTHPIRLGLALNFSVFYYEILNSPDRACRLAKAAFDDAIAELDTLSEESYKDSTLIMQLLRDNLTLWTSDMQGDDS
- the YWHAE gene encoding 14-3-3 protein epsilon isoform X1, which produces MDDREDLVYQAKLAEQAERYDEMVESMKKVAGMDVELTVEERNLLSVAYKNVIGARRASWRIISSIEQKEENKGGEDKLKMIREYRQMVETELKLICCDILDVLDKHLIPAANTGESKVFYYKMKGDYHRYLAEFATGNDRKEAAENSLVAYKAASDIAMTELPPTHPIRLGLALNFSVFYYEILNSPDRACRLAKAAFDDAIAELDTLSEESYKDSTLIMQLLRDNLTLWTSDMQGDGEEQNKEALQDVEDENQ
- the YWHAE gene encoding 14-3-3 protein epsilon isoform X3 is translated as MVESMKKVAGMDVELTVEERNLLSVAYKNVIGARRASWRIISSIEQKEENKGGEDKLKMIREYRQMVETELKLICCDILDVLDKHLIPAANTGESKVFYYKMKGDYHRYLAEFATGNDRKEAAENSLVAYKAASDIAMTELPPTHPIRLGLALNFSVFYYEILNSPDRACRLAKAAFDDAIAELDTLSEESYKDSTLIMQLLRDNLTLWTSDMQGDGEEQNKEALQDVEDENQ
- the YWHAE gene encoding 14-3-3 protein epsilon isoform X4, with translation MVESMKKVAGMDVELTVEERNLLSVAYKNVIGARRASWRIISSIEQKEENKGGEDKLKMIREYRQMVETELKLICCDILDVLDKHLIPAANTGESKVFYYKMKGDYHRYLAEFATGNDRKEAAENSLVAYKAASDIAMTELPPTHPIRLGLALNFSVFYYEILNSPDRACRLAKAAFDDAIAELDTLSEESYKDSTLIMQLLRDNLTLWTSDMQGDDS